One Lycium barbarum isolate Lr01 chromosome 5, ASM1917538v2, whole genome shotgun sequence genomic window carries:
- the LOC132639441 gene encoding uncharacterized protein LOC132639441: MNGAVEAANTNIKRILRKMTDNQKGWHEHFPYALIGYRTMARTLIGATPYLLVYGTEAVIHAEVEIRSLRIIQKAELDNAGWVQARYEQLDLIDEKRIVDVCHGQLYWQRIERAFNKRVRTRLFQIGQLVLKWIFSHQDEYKGKVASNWQGPYVVRKVLSGGAVVLAEMDGQERPKPINSDAIKCYYA; the protein is encoded by the coding sequence ATGAACGGAGCTGTAGAAGCAGCCAACacgaatatcaagaggatattgaggaagATGACTGATAATCAAAAGGGTTGGCATGAGCATTTTCCTTATGCTTTAATAGGATATCGTACTATGGCCAGGACTTTAATAGGAGCAACTCCATACTTGCTGGTCTACGGAACTGAAGCAGTCATACACGCCGAAGTTGAGATACGTTCCCTGAGAATTATTCAAAAAGCAGAATTAGACAATGCTGGATGGGTCCAAGCTCGTTATGAGCAATTGGATTTAATTGACGAGAAAAGGATAGTTGATGTATGTCACGGGCAATTGTACTGGCAAAGGATAGAAAGAGCTTTCAACAAACGAGTCAGAACCAGACTTTTTCAGATCGGGCAACTAGTGCTCAAATGGATTTTTTCACACCAAGATGAATACAAGGGGAAAGTTGCTTCCAACTGGCAAGGTCCTTATGTGGTCCGCAAGGTACTCTCCGGAGGAGCGGTAGTATTGGCAGAAATGGACGGTCAAGAGAGACCAAAGCCAatcaactcagatgcaatcaagTGCTACTATGCATGA